From one Gammaproteobacteria bacterium genomic stretch:
- the apbC gene encoding iron-sulfur cluster carrier protein ApbC codes for MITVTKSTIEDALSKIVDPHTGLDLVTGKSVKDSVVDGGNVSIDLVLGYPAKGWHPSLRQQVVDAVSMVESVESVEVRIETQVVSHEVQKGVTPLKNVRNVIAVASGKGGVGKSTVSANLAVALSAEGANVGVLDADIYGPSQPRMLGIGGRPKSKDGKSLEPMNSYHVQVMSIGFLIEEDTPMIWRGPMVTQALEQLLQDTQWRDLDYLIIDLPPGTGDIQLTLAQKVPVSGAVIVTTPQDIALLDARKALKMFEKVEIPVLGIVENMSTHICNNCGHEEHIFGEGGGKRMSAEYGVEHLGDIPLDGRIRADADGGRPTVVADPDGSLAQAYRTIARNASGILSARKRNYSEVFPSIVIQNT; via the coding sequence ATGATCACAGTAACAAAAAGTACCATTGAGGATGCTCTGTCCAAGATTGTTGATCCTCATACAGGTCTCGATCTGGTGACTGGCAAGTCGGTAAAGGACAGTGTGGTAGACGGCGGAAACGTTTCGATTGACCTGGTTTTGGGTTATCCGGCTAAAGGGTGGCACCCGAGTTTGAGGCAGCAGGTGGTAGATGCTGTGTCGATGGTAGAGAGCGTCGAGTCGGTGGAGGTGCGGATCGAAACCCAGGTGGTGTCCCACGAAGTGCAGAAGGGTGTTACCCCGCTTAAGAACGTGCGCAATGTGATCGCTGTCGCATCCGGCAAAGGCGGTGTCGGTAAATCGACCGTCTCAGCTAATTTGGCGGTGGCCTTATCCGCGGAAGGCGCGAACGTCGGTGTACTGGACGCGGACATATACGGACCGAGCCAACCGCGTATGCTGGGGATCGGCGGACGACCTAAGTCTAAAGATGGGAAGAGCCTCGAACCGATGAACAGCTACCACGTACAAGTTATGTCGATTGGTTTTTTAATTGAAGAAGATACGCCAATGATCTGGCGTGGGCCAATGGTCACTCAGGCCCTGGAACAGTTGTTGCAGGATACCCAGTGGCGTGATCTTGATTATTTAATTATCGACCTGCCTCCGGGTACTGGAGATATCCAGCTGACACTGGCGCAGAAGGTACCGGTTTCCGGCGCGGTGATTGTGACTACGCCCCAGGATATCGCGCTCCTCGATGCGCGAAAGGCACTGAAAATGTTTGAGAAGGTGGAGATCCCAGTTCTGGGCATTGTTGAAAATATGAGTACGCATATCTGCAACAACTGCGGTCACGAGGAACACATTTTTGGGGAGGGCGGCGGCAAGAGGATGTCAGCTGAGTACGGTGTTGAACACCTCGGCGATATTCCGCTTGATGGCCGCATCAGGGCTGATGCTGACGGCGGTCGACCGACGGTAGTTGCGGACCCAGATGGCAGTTTGGCACAGGCATATCGGACCATCGCACGAAACGCCTCTGGGATTCTTTCCGCACGAAAACGGAACTACAGCGAGGTATTCCCTTCTATTGTTATTCAAAATACTTGA
- a CDS encoding phosphoribosylanthranilate isomerase, which translates to MRTRIKICGITRVEDAVTTASFGADAIGLMFYGPSPRAVNIRQAADIVDSLPALVHVVGVFVDPTEKDVDAVLSEVKLTVLQFHGSESAEFCNGFGIPYIKALRMSDDADPESYARSYPQACALLLDAYESERYGGTGMVFSWERAKQCQSSPVIIAGGIDASNVSAALSISGAYAVDVSSGVETSPGQKNAQKIQSLICAVRDHDQIQRHDGRAD; encoded by the coding sequence TTGCGAACTCGTATAAAAATCTGTGGAATTACCCGGGTTGAGGATGCTGTGACCACGGCCTCTTTTGGTGCGGATGCAATTGGCCTTATGTTTTACGGTCCGAGCCCTCGTGCAGTTAACATACGCCAGGCTGCAGATATCGTTGACAGTTTACCCGCGCTGGTTCATGTTGTTGGTGTGTTTGTGGACCCGACCGAAAAAGACGTTGATGCGGTACTCAGTGAAGTAAAGCTTACCGTGCTCCAGTTTCATGGCAGTGAGTCTGCCGAGTTTTGTAACGGCTTTGGAATACCATACATCAAAGCATTGAGGATGTCGGATGATGCCGACCCCGAATCCTATGCACGTTCCTATCCGCAAGCGTGTGCGCTTTTGTTGGATGCCTATGAATCAGAAAGATACGGTGGCACGGGTATGGTATTTTCGTGGGAACGGGCCAAACAATGTCAGAGCAGTCCCGTGATTATTGCTGGTGGTATAGACGCGAGCAATGTTTCGGCTGCGCTTTCGATATCCGGGGCCTATGCTGTTGATGTTTCAAGTGGAGTGGAAACTTCACCCGGTCAGAAGAACGCACAAAAGATCCAATCATTGATCTGTGCGGTTAGGGATCATGATCAGATTCAAAGACATGACGGTAGGGCAGACTGA
- the trpA gene encoding tryptophan synthase subunit alpha, with translation MKAIGVETRLTRKFAQLASESRGGLITFLTAGDPSPSISRDLLSRLPAAGADVIELGMPFSDPMADGPAIQAASQRALKAGATLKSTLGMVRDFRRADSQTPIILMGYFNPIYQYGTQKFVHDAYSSGVDGLIIVDLPPEEDEELCHPALTTGLHWIRLVTPTTNHKRLKTVLQNTSGFVYYVSITGITGTHSADPERVKQAITQLRDMTNLPLAVGFGIKTAEQVRTVNLFADAAVVGSALVDQIKANLDDSGQPTTELCDNVIEFVQGLASGTART, from the coding sequence GTGAAGGCCATTGGGGTAGAAACCAGGCTGACACGAAAATTCGCTCAGCTCGCCAGTGAATCCCGGGGTGGACTGATTACTTTTTTGACGGCCGGGGATCCGAGTCCATCCATATCCAGAGATCTTCTGAGCCGGTTGCCCGCAGCCGGTGCAGACGTCATTGAACTAGGCATGCCTTTTTCTGACCCCATGGCTGACGGGCCAGCTATACAGGCAGCCAGTCAGCGCGCTTTGAAAGCAGGTGCGACATTGAAAAGCACTCTTGGCATGGTCAGGGATTTCCGGCGCGCAGATTCACAGACACCCATTATTTTGATGGGCTACTTCAATCCTATTTATCAGTATGGTACTCAGAAATTTGTGCATGATGCCTATTCATCGGGTGTCGATGGCCTCATTATCGTAGATCTGCCTCCTGAAGAAGATGAAGAGCTTTGTCATCCTGCCCTGACGACCGGCCTTCACTGGATTCGCCTGGTTACTCCAACCACAAACCATAAACGCCTCAAAACTGTTCTACAGAATACCAGTGGTTTTGTTTACTATGTATCGATAACCGGTATTACTGGTACACACTCCGCCGATCCCGAACGTGTCAAACAGGCGATCACTCAACTGCGCGATATGACCAACCTACCGCTTGCAGTTGGATTTGGAATAAAAACAGCCGAACAGGTTCGCACTGTCAATCTTTTTGCAGATGCTGCGGTTGTTGGTTCCGCACTGGTCGATCAGATCAAGGCAAATCTGGATGATAGCGGGCAACCGACCACAGAACTGTGTGATAACGTTATCGAGTTTGTTCAGGGCCTGGCTAGCGGTACAGCACGAACCTGA
- the truA gene encoding tRNA pseudouridine(38-40) synthase TruA has translation MISNSIFRLAMCLEYDGSHYHGWQIQSGVVTVQETLEGAVSSVADEQVQVITAGRTDAGVHATSQIVHYDTRSDRSSQAWLRGINSNLPHSVVVSWVVPVPATFHARYSALTRSYRYVLLNRPVRPTYLSRRVSWDYRPLDLNKMRAATKPLLGEHDFNAYRAVSCQSNTSTRTIHELEINQRESWIWFDVKANGFLKHMVRNIVGVLVAIGAGEAEPDWAREVLETRDRTMGGVTAPADGLYLCGVSYPDRYNLPTAPPSCRFW, from the coding sequence ATGATTTCAAATAGTATATTTCGATTGGCCATGTGTCTCGAGTACGATGGTAGTCATTACCATGGATGGCAGATACAAAGTGGGGTAGTAACCGTACAAGAGACGTTGGAAGGGGCCGTGTCCAGCGTAGCAGATGAGCAGGTTCAGGTGATTACGGCGGGTCGTACAGATGCAGGAGTGCACGCGACGAGTCAGATTGTTCACTACGATACTCGGTCCGATCGGTCGAGCCAAGCGTGGCTACGGGGTATCAACTCTAATTTGCCACATTCGGTTGTTGTATCGTGGGTGGTACCGGTGCCGGCTACTTTCCATGCACGGTATTCTGCGCTCACTCGGTCCTATCGCTATGTCCTGTTGAATAGACCGGTACGGCCGACCTACCTGTCCAGGCGGGTTTCCTGGGACTACAGGCCGCTTGATCTAAACAAGATGAGGGCAGCTACGAAACCTTTGCTTGGCGAACACGACTTTAATGCATATCGTGCAGTTTCATGTCAATCAAATACATCGACCCGCACCATTCACGAGCTTGAAATCAATCAGAGAGAAAGCTGGATTTGGTTCGATGTAAAAGCAAATGGATTTCTCAAGCACATGGTTCGGAATATTGTCGGGGTCCTCGTGGCCATTGGCGCCGGTGAAGCCGAGCCGGACTGGGCCAGGGAAGTACTGGAAACACGTGACCGAACGATGGGCGGTGTAACAGCCCCTGCCGATGGACTGTATCTGTGCGGTGTTTCCTACCCGGACAGGTACAACTTACCCACAGCACCGCCGTCATGCAGGTTCTGGTAA
- the trpB gene encoding tryptophan synthase subunit beta, with product MSTNNAKPESYRSGPDETGHFGIFGGRFVAETLMPLVLEVEQAYAQAQIDPSFQSDFDFFAEHYIGRPSPLYFAESLTQELGGARIYFKRDELNHTGAHKINNTLGQILLARRMGKKRIIAETGAGQHGVATATVCALFDLPCVVYMGSTDIERQAPNVFRMKLLGAEVIPVESGTATLKDAMNEALRDWVANVEETFYIIGTVAGPHPYPAMVRDFQSVIGREVKEQILKAENRFPDILIACIGGGSNAMGLFHPFLDDNVRIIGVEAAGLGVESGKHAASLTGGTPGILHGNRTYLLQDSDGQIIDAHSISAGLDYPGIGPEHSWLNDVGRVEYVSVTDSEALDAFQLCCRAEGIIPALEPAHALAHVAKIAPTLDKDNLIVMNLCGRGDKDVFTIAHALGVEL from the coding sequence ATGTCAACAAATAACGCAAAGCCGGAATCTTATCGTAGCGGTCCGGACGAAACCGGTCATTTTGGAATTTTTGGCGGTCGTTTCGTGGCGGAGACACTCATGCCACTGGTTCTTGAGGTCGAACAGGCCTATGCCCAGGCCCAGATTGACCCAAGCTTTCAGTCAGATTTCGACTTTTTTGCAGAACATTACATCGGTCGCCCAAGTCCGCTTTACTTCGCTGAAAGCCTGACTCAAGAACTCGGTGGTGCTCGTATTTACTTCAAACGCGACGAGCTGAACCATACTGGCGCCCACAAGATCAACAACACACTGGGTCAGATTCTGCTTGCTCGCCGAATGGGCAAGAAACGAATTATCGCAGAAACAGGCGCGGGTCAGCATGGCGTTGCAACTGCTACGGTTTGCGCTCTTTTCGATCTACCCTGTGTTGTGTACATGGGCTCAACGGACATAGAACGCCAGGCGCCAAATGTGTTCAGAATGAAACTACTGGGAGCCGAAGTCATCCCGGTGGAGAGCGGGACAGCGACCCTTAAGGACGCAATGAATGAAGCGCTTCGGGACTGGGTCGCTAACGTGGAAGAAACCTTCTATATCATCGGCACCGTTGCAGGGCCACATCCCTACCCTGCCATGGTTCGAGACTTTCAAAGTGTGATAGGTCGTGAGGTGAAGGAGCAGATCCTCAAGGCGGAAAACAGATTCCCGGATATATTAATTGCCTGTATTGGCGGTGGTTCAAACGCTATGGGCCTGTTCCACCCCTTCCTCGACGATAATGTAAGGATCATAGGCGTGGAAGCAGCAGGTCTTGGCGTAGAATCAGGTAAACATGCTGCATCGCTCACAGGTGGCACACCGGGCATACTGCACGGTAACCGAACATATCTACTACAGGATTCCGACGGACAGATTATCGATGCGCACTCTATTTCTGCCGGGCTCGACTATCCTGGAATCGGTCCTGAACACTCGTGGCTAAATGATGTTGGTCGGGTCGAATATGTGTCTGTAACTGACAGCGAAGCTTTGGATGCATTTCAATTATGTTGCCGAGCAGAGGGAATAATCCCCGCTCTTGAACCTGCCCACGCGCTGGCACACGTTGCCAAGATTGCGCCTACGCTTGATAAGGACAACCTGATAGTCATGAATTTGTGCGGCCGCGGAGATAAAGATGTTTTCACTATTGCTCACGCATTGGGAGTGGAACTGTGA
- the leuC gene encoding 3-isopropylmalate dehydratase large subunit, whose translation MSGKTLYDKLWDSHVVREEDDGTSLIYIDRHLIHEVTSPQAFAGLKEAGRVPHRVGANLAVADHNVPTTDRSEGISDPVSRLQVTTLDQNCKEFGITEYDMNDPRQGIVHVIGPEQGATLPGMTIVCGDSHTTTHGAFGALSFGIGTSEVEHVLATQCLVSRKMRSMRITIEGELRTGVGAKDLILAIIGEIGTSGGTGYAIEFAGSVVRELSMEARMTLCNMTIEAGARCGIVAVDRSTIDYLKNRTYAPKGKEWIKAQELWSDYVSDKDAVFDQEIRLDGKTISPQVTWGTSPEMVIPIDGEIPDPQSQSDETRREGWARALEYMGLESGTPISEVKVDKVFIGSCTNGRIEDLRVAAQVARGHRVASNVSLAMVVPGSGLVKRQAEAEGLDAVFTRAGFEWREPGCSMCLAMNADRLEIGERCASTSNRNFEGRQGHGGRTHLVSPALAAAAAVAGHFIDPADLEDKS comes from the coding sequence ATGTCTGGAAAAACTCTGTACGACAAGCTATGGGACAGCCATGTGGTTCGTGAAGAGGATGACGGCACATCACTGATCTATATAGACCGCCACCTGATTCATGAGGTGACATCGCCGCAGGCTTTCGCCGGCCTGAAAGAAGCCGGGCGAGTGCCACACCGCGTCGGTGCAAACCTCGCAGTTGCTGATCACAATGTACCGACGACTGATCGGTCGGAGGGCATCAGTGACCCGGTGTCACGGCTTCAGGTAACAACGCTTGATCAGAACTGCAAGGAGTTCGGTATTACCGAATACGATATGAACGATCCGCGTCAGGGGATTGTGCATGTGATTGGCCCGGAACAAGGTGCAACACTCCCAGGAATGACGATAGTATGCGGGGATTCCCACACAACCACTCATGGCGCATTTGGCGCGTTGTCTTTTGGTATAGGCACCTCCGAAGTTGAGCACGTACTGGCGACGCAGTGCCTTGTGTCCCGAAAAATGCGGAGCATGCGGATTACCATTGAAGGAGAACTCCGGACTGGAGTCGGTGCTAAGGATTTGATCCTCGCCATCATCGGCGAAATTGGAACATCCGGTGGCACAGGCTATGCCATTGAGTTTGCAGGCAGTGTGGTCCGTGAGTTAAGCATGGAAGCGAGAATGACCTTGTGTAACATGACGATTGAAGCAGGGGCTCGCTGTGGCATCGTCGCGGTTGATAGGTCAACGATTGATTATCTTAAGAATCGCACTTATGCCCCCAAGGGCAAGGAATGGATTAAAGCGCAAGAACTCTGGTCTGATTATGTCTCGGACAAAGATGCGGTGTTTGATCAGGAAATAAGGTTGGATGGAAAGACGATCTCCCCTCAGGTCACCTGGGGCACATCGCCGGAAATGGTGATACCGATTGACGGAGAAATTCCTGATCCGCAAAGTCAATCCGACGAAACTCGCCGAGAAGGTTGGGCACGGGCATTGGAGTACATGGGCCTCGAGTCTGGGACACCGATCAGTGAGGTCAAGGTAGACAAGGTTTTTATCGGATCGTGTACCAACGGAAGAATCGAAGACTTAAGAGTCGCGGCGCAAGTCGCCCGAGGTCATAGAGTTGCCTCAAATGTCTCGCTGGCAATGGTCGTTCCGGGATCGGGGCTGGTAAAGCGCCAGGCTGAAGCAGAAGGGTTGGATGCGGTCTTTACGCGGGCAGGATTCGAGTGGAGAGAACCCGGTTGTTCAATGTGTCTTGCGATGAATGCGGATCGGCTGGAGATTGGCGAGCGGTGCGCCTCGACCTCTAACCGGAATTTCGAAGGCAGACAGGGTCACGGCGGCCGTACACACCTCGTCTCTCCCGCACTGGCAGCAGCCGCGGCCGTAGCAGGCCATTTTATTGACCCGGCCGATCTCGAGGATAAGTCTTGA
- the accD gene encoding acetyl-CoA carboxylase, carboxyltransferase subunit beta, which produces MNWFERLIPPKIKVRSAINKRSVPQGLWHKCGACNAVLYGSELERTSQVCPKCGHHMRLNARERLRTLFDEAKFTELASSLRPVDPLRFRDSKRYKERLSDAQKGSGESEALICAHGRVDGSELVAVAFEFKYMAGSMGSVVGERFVRAVDHALQTQTPLVCFIASGGARMQESILSLMQMAKTTAALNRLHEAGLPYISVLTDPTMGGVSASIAMLGDVIIAEPNALVGFAGPRVIEQTVRETLPEGFQRAEFLLEHGAIDMIVARDKMSDTIASLLKTLAPNSERSIEGELVF; this is translated from the coding sequence ATGAACTGGTTCGAGAGACTGATACCACCTAAGATCAAAGTCCGCAGTGCAATAAATAAACGCAGTGTCCCACAGGGTTTGTGGCATAAATGTGGGGCCTGCAATGCTGTGCTGTATGGTTCGGAGCTTGAAAGGACCAGCCAGGTTTGTCCAAAGTGCGGGCATCATATGCGACTGAACGCCCGTGAGCGATTGCGGACATTGTTCGACGAGGCTAAGTTCACTGAACTGGCAAGCAGTCTACGACCCGTTGATCCGTTAAGGTTCAGGGATTCTAAAAGGTATAAAGAAAGGCTCAGTGATGCCCAGAAGGGCAGTGGGGAGTCCGAGGCGCTGATCTGTGCTCATGGAAGAGTTGATGGGTCAGAATTGGTCGCGGTCGCCTTCGAATTCAAGTACATGGCAGGATCGATGGGATCAGTGGTCGGTGAGCGTTTCGTCAGGGCGGTCGATCATGCCCTACAGACTCAGACACCTCTGGTCTGTTTCATCGCCAGCGGTGGTGCCCGAATGCAGGAGTCGATTTTGTCGCTGATGCAAATGGCAAAAACAACTGCCGCACTGAACAGACTGCACGAAGCTGGGCTACCCTACATTTCAGTTCTTACAGACCCGACAATGGGTGGTGTGTCGGCAAGCATTGCCATGCTGGGTGACGTTATCATCGCCGAACCAAACGCGCTGGTTGGGTTCGCAGGACCTCGGGTGATTGAACAGACGGTACGCGAGACTTTACCGGAAGGTTTTCAACGTGCTGAATTTTTACTTGAACACGGCGCCATTGATATGATCGTGGCAAGAGATAAAATGTCCGACACTATCGCCAGCTTATTGAAAACGTTAGCGCCTAATTCCGAGCGTAGCATAGAGGGGGAGTTGGTGTTTTAA
- a CDS encoding aspartate-semialdehyde dehydrogenase has product MTNSVDVAVVGATGAVGEVMIDILEQRSFPIGRLFPLASERSAGSTINFRGKSIRVTRLDEFDFSMARIGLFSAGGSVSASYAPKAVSSGCVVIDNTAHFRNDPDIPLVVPEVNAHAIDGHHGIIANPNCSTIQMVVALKPIYDAVGISRINIATYQAVSGAGKRAIAELGQQSLELLNGRPVNPVVLPKQIAFNVLPHIDEFQENGYTREEMKMVWETQKIFGDDTIRINPTCVRVPVFYGHSEALHVETREKITAKAVRELLQAAPGVVVVDECESGGYPTPVSDGANQDGVYVGRIREDISCAQGINMWVVSDNVRKGAALNSVQIAEHLFRSA; this is encoded by the coding sequence TTGACCAATAGCGTAGATGTTGCCGTCGTCGGAGCCACCGGAGCAGTTGGTGAGGTGATGATCGATATTCTCGAACAACGCAGCTTTCCAATTGGCAGGTTGTTTCCGCTTGCGAGTGAGCGGTCGGCAGGTAGTACGATCAACTTTCGGGGGAAATCGATTCGGGTAACGAGGCTGGACGAATTTGATTTTTCCATGGCAAGGATCGGCTTGTTTTCAGCTGGTGGGAGTGTGTCGGCCTCTTACGCACCAAAGGCTGTGTCGTCTGGCTGTGTAGTTATCGACAACACTGCTCATTTTCGTAACGATCCGGATATTCCTCTGGTCGTCCCGGAAGTCAATGCACACGCCATAGACGGGCATCATGGCATTATTGCCAATCCTAACTGTTCGACCATTCAGATGGTCGTCGCCTTAAAGCCAATTTATGATGCTGTCGGCATATCCCGGATCAACATTGCCACCTATCAAGCCGTTTCAGGCGCAGGTAAGCGGGCCATTGCAGAACTGGGGCAGCAGTCACTCGAACTGCTAAATGGCAGGCCGGTCAACCCGGTTGTTCTGCCAAAGCAGATTGCCTTCAACGTTCTACCCCACATCGATGAGTTCCAGGAAAACGGTTATACGCGAGAAGAAATGAAAATGGTCTGGGAAACCCAAAAAATTTTCGGTGATGATACCATCCGCATAAATCCCACCTGCGTGCGCGTGCCGGTGTTTTATGGCCACTCCGAGGCTTTACACGTAGAAACCCGAGAAAAGATCACTGCCAAAGCGGTTCGAGAGTTGCTACAAGCGGCACCGGGTGTTGTTGTCGTCGATGAGTGCGAGTCGGGTGGTTACCCGACGCCTGTGTCGGATGGTGCTAACCAGGACGGTGTGTATGTGGGTAGGATCCGCGAGGACATTTCGTGCGCTCAGGGTATCAACATGTGGGTTGTATCGGACAATGTTAGAAAAGGTGCGGCATTGAATAGTGTGCAGATAGCCGAACATCTGTTTAGAAGTGCTTAA
- the dcd gene encoding dCTP deaminase — MSIKADSWIRRMADESRMIEPFEAGQISSMGVDRIISYGTSSYGYDIRCSDEFKIFTNINSAIVDPKNFDKSSFVDYQGDVCIIPPNSFALARTVEYFRIPRNVLTICLGKSTYARCGIIVNVTPFEPEWEGYVTLEFSNTTPLPAKIYANEGVAQVIFFEADEPCEVSYKDRRGKYQGQTGVTLPKA, encoded by the coding sequence ATGTCGATTAAGGCTGATAGCTGGATTCGCCGAATGGCGGATGAAAGCAGAATGATTGAGCCGTTTGAGGCCGGCCAGATCTCAAGTATGGGCGTAGATCGAATTATCTCGTACGGCACTTCCAGTTATGGTTATGATATTCGTTGTTCCGACGAATTTAAGATATTTACGAATATCAATTCGGCAATAGTCGATCCGAAGAATTTTGACAAAAGCAGTTTCGTTGATTATCAGGGCGATGTCTGCATCATCCCCCCAAATTCTTTCGCACTGGCTCGAACCGTTGAATATTTCAGAATTCCGCGCAACGTGCTTACGATTTGTCTGGGGAAATCGACCTACGCGCGCTGTGGAATAATCGTCAATGTGACCCCGTTTGAGCCCGAATGGGAAGGCTATGTTACGCTCGAATTTTCCAACACAACGCCTTTGCCAGCCAAGATCTATGCGAATGAGGGGGTGGCACAGGTAATATTTTTTGAAGCGGATGAACCCTGCGAAGTATCCTACAAGGATCGCCGCGGTAAATACCAAGGGCAGACCGGCGTAACGTTACCCAAGGCCTGA
- the aroC gene encoding chorismate synthase, with product MAGNSFGQLFRVTTFGESHGPALGCIVDGCPPGLQLSPDDIQQDLDRRRPGQSKHTTQRRESDRAEILSGVFDGVTTGAPIGMVIRNEDQRTRDYERIREQFRPGHADYTYLRKYGIRDFRGSGRASARETVCRVAAGAIARKYLHLHSGIQITGYLQQMGDIVAEQRDFDEISRNPFFFPDAGKTEKLEKLIQALRRAGDSIGARVNVEATNVPAGLGEPVFDKLDAEIAKAMMSINAVKGVELGAGFDSVIQHGSEHRDEMRPEGFLSNNAGGILGGISSGQDVVVSIALKPTSSIQIAGRSVDIYGEPVEVVTTGRHDPCVGIRAVPIAEAMLALVLMDHLLRHRSLGAESKGPVIPATADTSEAD from the coding sequence ATGGCAGGCAACAGTTTTGGTCAGCTGTTTCGCGTTACGACATTTGGTGAAAGCCATGGTCCGGCTCTCGGTTGTATCGTTGACGGGTGCCCGCCAGGCCTGCAGCTTAGCCCCGATGATATTCAGCAGGATCTGGATCGGCGTCGACCCGGACAGTCAAAGCACACCACCCAAAGGCGGGAGTCTGATCGTGCTGAGATCCTGTCCGGTGTGTTTGACGGTGTCACCACCGGTGCACCGATTGGTATGGTGATCAGGAACGAGGATCAGAGAACGAGGGATTATGAGCGGATTCGGGAACAGTTCAGACCGGGTCATGCCGATTACACCTATTTAAGAAAGTACGGAATTCGCGATTTCCGGGGCAGTGGGCGGGCGTCGGCCCGCGAAACGGTGTGCCGTGTGGCCGCAGGTGCGATCGCCCGAAAATACCTTCATCTTCACAGCGGTATTCAGATCACCGGTTATCTCCAGCAAATGGGAGACATCGTGGCCGAACAGCGCGACTTCGATGAAATTTCCCGCAACCCGTTTTTCTTTCCCGATGCCGGCAAGACCGAGAAACTTGAGAAACTAATTCAAGCGCTGCGTAGGGCTGGAGACTCTATTGGTGCAAGGGTCAATGTTGAGGCGACAAATGTTCCTGCCGGATTGGGCGAACCAGTATTTGACAAACTGGACGCGGAAATTGCCAAGGCAATGATGTCTATAAATGCGGTCAAAGGGGTAGAACTGGGAGCCGGATTTGACAGTGTTATACAGCATGGCTCTGAACATCGCGACGAGATGCGCCCTGAAGGATTTTTGAGCAATAATGCCGGCGGCATTCTAGGAGGCATTTCTAGCGGTCAGGATGTCGTGGTGTCAATTGCGCTAAAACCAACTTCGAGCATTCAAATTGCCGGGCGTAGTGTCGATATCTACGGTGAACCTGTTGAGGTCGTTACAACCGGACGCCACGACCCTTGTGTGGGCATACGGGCAGTACCGATAGCCGAAGCAATGCTTGCTTTGGTGTTGATGGATCACCTGCTGCGCCATCGTAGTCTCGGGGCGGAGTCGAAAGGCCCGGTTATTCCCGCCACAGCGGACACCTCGGAAGCAGACTGA
- the leuD gene encoding 3-isopropylmalate dehydratase small subunit, whose amino-acid sequence MEPFRTVKGIVLPIDRSNVDTDAIIPKQYLKSVARSGFGANLFDEWRYLDQGEPGQEHSNRSINPNFVLNEKRYTGAEVLLARKNFGCGSSREHAVWALHDYGVKVIIASSFADIFFNNCFKNGLLPLALPDDVIDTLFGAIKNEPGYMLEVDLESQSVVTPDGTQYSFDVESFKKYCLVNGLDEIDLTLQHKKEISEFEALHKRKMPWLFTDIS is encoded by the coding sequence ATGGAACCATTTAGGACTGTAAAGGGGATTGTCCTGCCCATCGATCGCTCAAATGTTGATACTGATGCGATAATTCCAAAACAGTATCTGAAGTCAGTGGCTCGTTCGGGTTTCGGTGCGAACCTATTCGATGAATGGAGATATCTGGATCAGGGTGAGCCCGGTCAGGAACACAGCAATCGGTCGATTAATCCGAATTTTGTACTGAACGAAAAGCGTTATACGGGCGCTGAGGTTTTGCTGGCCCGAAAAAACTTCGGTTGTGGATCATCGCGAGAACACGCGGTGTGGGCACTACATGACTACGGGGTCAAGGTGATTATCGCATCAAGTTTTGCTGATATCTTTTTCAACAACTGTTTTAAAAATGGTCTGTTGCCCCTTGCATTGCCCGATGATGTCATTGATACCTTATTTGGGGCGATTAAAAATGAACCGGGCTATATGCTGGAGGTAGATCTGGAATCGCAAAGCGTCGTCACCCCAGATGGCACGCAATATTCATTTGATGTAGAAAGTTTTAAGAAGTACTGCCTGGTTAATGGGCTCGATGAAATCGACCTGACCCTGCAGCATAAGAAAGAGATTTCTGAGTTTGAGGCGTTGCATAAGCGGAAGATGCCCTGGCTGTTTACGGACATTTCATAA